Proteins encoded in a region of the Candidatus Zixiibacteriota bacterium genome:
- a CDS encoding Ig-like domain-containing protein, with protein MSAIGVAVVLTLAPTVVFAQGSIFGTVQNADLSNPAVGELLWVGYLDNTDEEIRIESNVGAGYDGVNWFDDFQNYTTESAGNPYDYVFVNTTNGQAFVLSKTIPSNSFQQENILLGPLTIPARPTGLTAQVTSGARINLSWNYQSGVTYHVYRRATANNSTFRRLDSPSGNLANPGVADSFFVDATSDGVSDYTYTILGENASGNWSAHSVEVSILASAITAPAVASVDPDSGSSTGMPSVTVYGANFDIGGASVTFGGNLATNVVVVSPFELTCNVPTGVPGPVDVVVSNTASGSASTPLAGGFVYLGNQRPVLAAIGAQIVDEGDNLNFIAAATDADGDSLIFTAANVPVNATFLDNFNGTATFDFSPDFTQSGLYNVSIIVSDGALADTELVAITVNDISLQPVLTAIGPQSVDEGQNLNFGVTANDADGDSVILSAVGVPLNATFNDNFDGTGVFDFNPDYTQSGLYNVTIIASDGTLADTEIVAITVNDVNNAPVLAAIGPQSVDEGQNLNFNVSGTDINGDSLTFAALNVPVNATFNDNFNGTGTLDFNPDYTQSAIYNVSIIVSDGVLADTEVVTITVADVNRPPVLSAIGSQLVDEGQNLAFGVTATDPDGDSLVLTALDVPANATFNDNFNGTGSFDFSPDFTQSGVYNVTIIAADGVLADTEIVAITVNEGGNQRPVLTAIADTTIDENTTLVINAAAVDSDGDSLLLSATGVPANATFIDNFNGTGQFNFSPSFFQAGLYNVSIIASDGLLADTEAVSITVLNVNQLPVLAPIGSLNVQEGMLLSVLITASDADSTIPAITLQGAPSGAIFADSTNGRASFVFTPGFNQAGVYPLTFVASDGVAADSEQVTLTVTDAGNQPPVLAAIGNRVLQEGDSLFIRVTATDADLTIPVLSAVGVPVNASFVDSLNGAGGFIFRPSLTQGGVGYPITFIASDGIVADSEAVIITVTEIGNQAPIFDSIPPQTVAEGDTLTLLIHAVDPEGTQILMGTLEPFPDGVFADSGNGYGSFRYTPGYTRAGIDTLSILAIDQGSPPSSKTLRLQITTTETNLPPTLLPIGDRTVLAGDSLKIRVVATDSSAPPGNELFMATLNAPANSFYADSGNGVGGFRFYPTFGQIGAHQMTFLTTDNGDPAQVALETITITVQTQNQAPALATIGPKQVLEGGVISFNISATDPDGTIPFLTADSIPLNATFVDSGNGIGTFRFTPSYLQSGLYQVVFTASDGLMTDDEQVLIQVAEAGNQPPQFNTLPDTIAVVEKSTLQLLISAMDPESQSVSFFVSPELPNAILTDSGNAVALYTITPDYWQDAFYDLLFVVEDVTGAADSGVVVLEIIDIGNQMPDFVPIDTQFVLEQDILQFTVAALDSDLTIPTLTARPLPSFVSIVPQIDGTIDVSAAPLYTHAGVYDIYFVVTDAEDSGLQDSILVPLVVQDRNRRPTFIASSTNGSTVLMPQGDSITIWYRATDPDGPTPVMTATNLTSPNMTWADSGNGYVYLKFKPGFTELGNFFATFVATDSVYDTAMTLSSPPQTFSVGFTNVAPVIATIPPQNVIENDSLVFTVTATDANGQIPTLTALNLPTGATFTPLGGGQGEFRWTPTYTQAGNYNVSFRAQDASLADTETVSITVIEAGNQAPNWISAFPVDTQFLTVFTNVSMHVRAADVDNATLILTALPLPANAAFVDSTNKAGLFTFSPDSAQIDSSYVVTFIVADTSLADTAVVRYKILPFKRGDMNDDNAIDVFDVVLLVGVAFRNEPLPVPFDKGDIIVDGSIDVLDVVRLVDYVFRAGPPPPP; from the coding sequence GTGAGTGCCATTGGCGTCGCCGTAGTCCTCACCCTGGCGCCGACAGTGGTCTTTGCCCAGGGGAGCATCTTCGGAACGGTGCAGAATGCCGATCTGTCCAATCCGGCGGTCGGCGAACTGCTCTGGGTCGGCTATCTGGACAACACCGACGAGGAAATCCGGATCGAATCGAATGTCGGAGCCGGTTACGATGGCGTCAATTGGTTCGACGACTTCCAAAACTACACGACCGAATCGGCGGGAAATCCCTATGATTATGTCTTCGTCAATACAACCAATGGCCAGGCATTCGTTCTGTCGAAGACCATACCGTCGAATTCGTTCCAACAGGAAAACATCCTCCTGGGGCCGTTGACCATTCCCGCGCGTCCGACCGGACTAACCGCGCAAGTGACTTCCGGAGCCAGGATCAATCTCTCGTGGAATTACCAGAGCGGTGTGACGTACCACGTCTACCGCCGCGCCACGGCCAATAACAGCACCTTCCGCCGTCTGGATTCTCCATCAGGTAATCTCGCCAATCCGGGCGTCGCCGATTCCTTCTTTGTCGATGCGACATCCGACGGGGTCTCCGACTACACGTACACCATCCTCGGTGAAAACGCGTCGGGGAACTGGTCGGCGCACTCCGTCGAAGTGTCCATTCTGGCCTCGGCGATCACTGCACCAGCGGTCGCCTCCGTCGATCCCGACTCCGGATCGTCGACCGGCATGCCATCGGTGACCGTCTACGGCGCCAACTTCGACATCGGCGGTGCGTCAGTGACATTCGGCGGAAACCTCGCGACCAACGTGGTCGTTGTCAGCCCCTTTGAGCTGACCTGCAATGTGCCAACCGGCGTGCCGGGACCCGTCGATGTCGTCGTCTCCAACACCGCCTCGGGATCGGCATCGACGCCACTGGCAGGCGGCTTCGTCTATCTCGGCAACCAACGCCCGGTCCTGGCAGCTATCGGCGCGCAAATCGTCGACGAGGGCGATAATCTCAACTTCATCGCAGCCGCCACCGATGCCGACGGTGATAGTCTGATCTTCACCGCGGCCAACGTACCGGTCAATGCGACATTCCTCGACAACTTCAACGGTACCGCAACGTTCGACTTTAGTCCGGATTTCACCCAATCGGGGCTCTACAATGTCTCGATTATCGTCTCCGATGGCGCACTGGCCGACACGGAACTCGTCGCCATCACCGTTAACGATATCAGTCTGCAACCGGTGTTGACCGCCATTGGGCCGCAAAGTGTCGATGAAGGGCAGAACCTGAATTTTGGTGTGACGGCGAACGACGCCGACGGTGACTCCGTCATCCTCTCAGCAGTTGGCGTCCCATTGAATGCGACGTTTAACGATAACTTCGATGGCACCGGCGTGTTCGACTTTAACCCGGATTATACACAATCGGGTCTCTACAACGTCACGATCATCGCCTCCGATGGCACGCTGGCCGATACCGAAATCGTCGCCATCACCGTCAACGACGTCAACAACGCGCCGGTGCTGGCCGCCATCGGTCCGCAGAGCGTGGACGAGGGTCAGAATCTCAATTTTAACGTCTCGGGCACCGACATCAACGGCGACAGTCTGACATTTGCGGCCTTGAATGTTCCGGTCAACGCGACGTTTAACGACAACTTCAATGGCACTGGGACTCTCGATTTTAACCCAGACTATACGCAGTCGGCCATCTACAACGTCTCCATCATCGTATCCGACGGCGTCTTGGCCGACACGGAAGTCGTGACCATCACGGTCGCCGATGTCAATCGTCCGCCAGTGCTGTCGGCCATCGGTTCACAGTTGGTCGACGAAGGTCAGAATCTGGCGTTCGGCGTCACGGCAACCGATCCCGACGGTGACTCACTGGTGCTGACGGCGCTCGATGTCCCGGCCAACGCGACGTTCAACGATAATTTCAACGGCACCGGCAGCTTCGACTTCAGTCCTGACTTCACACAATCTGGTGTCTACAACGTGACGATTATCGCCGCTGATGGGGTGCTGGCTGACACCGAGATCGTCGCGATCACCGTCAATGAAGGCGGAAACCAGCGCCCGGTCTTGACGGCGATTGCCGACACGACGATCGACGAGAACACGACGCTCGTGATCAACGCCGCTGCCGTCGATTCCGACGGTGATAGCCTGCTTCTCTCGGCGACGGGCGTCCCGGCCAATGCGACATTCATCGACAACTTCAACGGCACCGGACAATTCAACTTCTCGCCGAGCTTCTTCCAGGCGGGATTGTACAACGTGTCCATCATCGCCTCCGATGGCCTGTTGGCCGATACCGAAGCGGTGTCCATCACCGTCCTTAACGTGAATCAACTTCCCGTGCTGGCGCCGATCGGTTCGCTCAATGTCCAGGAAGGAATGCTCCTTTCGGTCTTAATCACGGCCAGCGATGCCGACAGCACCATCCCGGCCATCACCCTGCAGGGAGCGCCGTCCGGTGCGATCTTCGCCGACAGCACGAATGGTCGTGCGTCGTTCGTGTTCACCCCCGGCTTCAATCAAGCGGGCGTGTATCCGTTGACGTTTGTCGCTTCCGATGGCGTCGCGGCCGACTCCGAACAGGTCACGCTGACCGTGACCGACGCCGGCAACCAGCCGCCGGTACTGGCGGCCATCGGGAATCGGGTCCTTCAGGAAGGCGACAGTCTTTTCATTCGCGTGACGGCGACTGATGCGGATCTCACGATTCCGGTGCTCAGTGCGGTCGGGGTTCCGGTGAATGCATCGTTTGTCGACTCGCTGAATGGCGCCGGTGGATTCATCTTCCGGCCCAGTCTGACACAAGGCGGCGTGGGCTATCCCATCACGTTTATCGCGTCCGACGGCATCGTCGCCGACAGCGAAGCGGTGATCATCACGGTAACCGAGATCGGGAATCAAGCGCCGATCTTCGACTCCATTCCGCCGCAGACCGTGGCCGAAGGCGACACACTGACGCTCCTGATCCACGCTGTGGATCCGGAAGGCACGCAGATTCTGATGGGTACGTTGGAGCCGTTCCCCGACGGCGTCTTCGCCGATTCCGGCAACGGATATGGATCGTTCCGCTACACACCCGGCTACACCCGCGCCGGCATCGATACACTGAGCATTCTCGCCATCGACCAGGGATCACCGCCGTCGAGCAAGACGCTGAGACTCCAGATTACAACGACTGAGACAAATCTGCCGCCGACGCTCCTGCCGATCGGCGACCGCACGGTGCTGGCCGGCGACTCATTGAAGATCCGCGTTGTTGCCACCGACTCGAGCGCGCCGCCGGGCAATGAACTCTTCATGGCGACGCTGAATGCGCCCGCGAATTCGTTCTACGCCGATTCCGGAAATGGCGTGGGCGGGTTCCGCTTCTATCCCACCTTCGGCCAGATCGGCGCGCACCAGATGACTTTCCTGACCACCGACAACGGCGATCCCGCACAAGTCGCGCTGGAAACAATCACGATCACTGTGCAGACCCAAAATCAGGCGCCGGCGCTGGCGACGATTGGTCCTAAGCAAGTCCTTGAGGGCGGCGTCATAAGCTTCAATATCAGTGCCACTGATCCCGATGGGACGATTCCGTTCCTGACGGCTGATTCGATCCCGCTAAACGCTACGTTCGTCGATTCCGGAAACGGCATCGGAACTTTCCGGTTCACGCCCAGCTACCTGCAGTCCGGGCTCTATCAGGTCGTGTTCACGGCCAGTGACGGGCTGATGACAGACGACGAACAGGTCCTCATTCAAGTTGCGGAAGCCGGCAATCAACCGCCGCAATTCAACACGTTGCCGGACACGATCGCGGTCGTTGAGAAGTCGACTCTCCAGCTTCTGATCTCCGCCATGGATCCGGAGAGTCAGTCCGTGTCGTTTTTCGTCTCACCGGAGCTGCCGAATGCCATCCTGACTGATTCCGGCAACGCTGTGGCGCTGTATACGATCACGCCCGACTATTGGCAGGATGCGTTTTACGATTTGTTATTCGTTGTCGAGGACGTCACCGGGGCCGCCGACTCCGGCGTGGTCGTCCTGGAGATCATCGACATCGGCAATCAGATGCCGGACTTCGTGCCGATCGACACGCAATTCGTCCTGGAACAGGACATCCTGCAGTTCACGGTCGCTGCGCTCGACTCTGACCTGACGATCCCGACGCTCACGGCGCGACCCCTGCCCTCTTTTGTGTCCATTGTGCCGCAGATCGACGGCACCATCGACGTCTCCGCCGCGCCGCTCTATACTCATGCCGGAGTCTACGACATCTACTTCGTGGTGACCGATGCCGAGGATTCCGGCCTGCAGGACAGCATTCTGGTCCCGCTGGTGGTGCAAGACCGCAACCGTCGCCCGACGTTCATTGCGTCGTCGACCAACGGCAGCACCGTCCTGATGCCGCAGGGCGATTCAATCACCATTTGGTATCGCGCCACGGATCCCGACGGACCGACACCGGTGATGACGGCGACAAATTTGACCTCGCCGAACATGACGTGGGCCGACTCGGGCAATGGGTACGTCTATCTGAAGTTCAAGCCGGGATTCACCGAGCTGGGCAATTTCTTCGCAACGTTCGTGGCGACCGACTCCGTGTATGATACGGCCATGACGCTGTCGAGCCCGCCGCAGACATTCAGCGTCGGATTCACGAATGTGGCGCCGGTCATCGCGACGATTCCGCCGCAGAATGTGATCGAAAACGATTCGCTTGTGTTCACGGTGACCGCCACCGATGCCAATGGCCAGATACCGACGCTCACGGCGCTCAACCTGCCGACCGGGGCGACCTTCACACCCTTGGGCGGTGGCCAGGGAGAATTCCGCTGGACGCCGACCTACACGCAGGCCGGGAACTACAACGTGAGCTTCCGCGCGCAAGATGCCTCGCTCGCCGACACAGAGACAGTCAGCATCACCGTCATTGAAGCGGGCAATCAGGCCCCGAACTGGATTTCAGCGTTCCCTGTCGATACGCAGTTCCTGACGGTCTTCACCAATGTGTCGATGCATGTCCGGGCGGCTGATGTCGACAATGCGACGCTGATCCTGACAGCGCTCCCCCTGCCCGCCAACGCGGCATTCGTCGACTCGACCAACAAGGCAGGACTGTTTACGTTCTCACCGGATTCCGCGCAGATCGACAGCTCATATGTCGTCACCTTCATCGTAGCCGATACCTCTCTTGCCGATACGGCAGTGGTTCGATACAAAATATTGCCGTTTAAGCGCGGCGACATGAACGACGACAACGCCATCGACGTCTTCGATGTCGTCCTGCTGGTTGGCGTCGCGTTTCGCAACGAGCCGTTGCCGGTGCCTTTCGACAAGGGCGATATCATCGTCGACGGATCGATCGACGTTCTTGATGTCGTTCGGTTGGTCGACTACGTCTTCCGGGCCGGGCCCCCACCCCCGCCGTAA